A window of Mucilaginibacter sp. PAMC 26640 contains these coding sequences:
- a CDS encoding N-acetylglucosamine transporter, translating into MRGLIMILLCGESCMLYEAIKQINPARPMGGLIMQFFHHPWNGLRFWDLVQPAFMFMAGAAMYISYSRKLAKGESWGHNLKHVLIRSLKLLVCGVGLHCFYAGKPVWELWNVLTQLSFTTIVAYLIIERSYRWQLVFTLGLLLLTEVMYRIILVPGFDQPFVEGKNFGAYADTLLMGKINSDGWVTINCIPTSAHTIWGVLAGKLLISNKTSSYKIKALVITGILALVIGFGLDWLGVTPIIKRISTSSFAFASAGWVLLILAAVYWLVDVKRNTKYAWIFTVVGMNAIFIYLFFETVGAQWVNARVAIFTGDLLHLFFHLPLSIAAVISAIAALVLEWGLCYWLYKQRIFFKL; encoded by the coding sequence ATGCGTGGCCTGATTATGATACTGCTTTGCGGCGAAAGTTGCATGCTTTACGAAGCAATCAAACAGATCAATCCGGCCCGGCCCATGGGCGGATTGATCATGCAATTTTTTCATCATCCTTGGAACGGACTACGTTTCTGGGATCTGGTGCAGCCCGCGTTTATGTTTATGGCGGGCGCTGCGATGTATATTTCTTACAGCCGGAAACTTGCTAAAGGTGAAAGCTGGGGACACAACCTCAAACATGTGCTTATCCGCAGCCTCAAACTATTGGTATGCGGTGTTGGCCTGCATTGCTTTTATGCCGGCAAGCCCGTTTGGGAGCTTTGGAATGTGCTTACTCAATTATCATTTACCACTATCGTAGCTTATTTGATAATTGAAAGGTCATATCGTTGGCAGCTTGTATTTACGCTCGGTCTGTTATTACTCACCGAGGTTATGTACCGCATCATATTAGTGCCTGGTTTCGACCAGCCATTCGTAGAAGGGAAAAATTTTGGGGCCTATGCGGATACGCTGCTCATGGGCAAAATAAACAGCGATGGTTGGGTCACCATTAACTGTATCCCTACATCAGCACATACCATTTGGGGTGTATTGGCCGGGAAACTCCTAATATCTAACAAAACTAGCAGCTATAAAATAAAGGCGCTGGTAATTACAGGCATATTAGCACTGGTAATCGGCTTTGGGTTAGATTGGTTGGGAGTTACGCCGATCATTAAACGCATCAGTACAAGTTCGTTCGCATTTGCGTCAGCAGGATGGGTATTGCTGATACTGGCCGCAGTTTATTGGCTAGTGGATGTGAAACGCAACACTAAATACGCATGGATCTTTACGGTGGTAGGCATGAACGCCATATTTATTTACTTATTCTTCGAAACCGTTGGTGCACAATGGGTAAATGCCAGGGTGGCCATTTTTACCGGCGACCTGCTACACCTATTCTTCCATCTACCGCTCAGTATCGCGGCAGTAATATCAGCTATTGCAGCGCTGGTTTTGGAATGGGGCCTATGCTACTGGCTTTATAAACAGAGAATCTTTTTTAAACTATAA
- a CDS encoding cell surface protein, whose product MKKFKAYRLMLLLAVASSVISSCKKDNYTPKTDLLYEVEVDGAKATFTVKTEGVTNYKWDFGDGTSSTDAKPTHVYPGKGKYVPTLTASVNGKSAEASTVLRIAKITPVKINDNSLADWDAVTKDVIALGPNKGVFNKVKFDYDGNYIYAYVEMARKVSDADIFDFYIDADNNPATGLLTGTYPDGGYDILLEGQLLTTGIDIFYHNSTDQNAFSFAQQSIADAITVGTVQEASGITKFEMRIARGKLKGLTGSGTRLAIQITKNDYSVLFGSAPDTGTSSYFLDMSE is encoded by the coding sequence ATGAAAAAATTTAAAGCTTACCGGTTGATGCTGTTGCTAGCCGTGGCAAGTTCGGTGATCAGCTCATGTAAAAAAGATAATTACACTCCTAAAACTGATTTGCTTTACGAGGTAGAGGTTGACGGTGCCAAGGCAACCTTTACCGTAAAAACAGAAGGTGTTACAAATTATAAATGGGATTTCGGCGATGGGACTTCATCTACCGATGCCAAACCAACTCATGTATACCCGGGTAAAGGAAAATATGTGCCTACGCTTACTGCATCGGTGAACGGCAAAAGTGCCGAAGCCTCAACCGTATTGCGTATTGCTAAAATAACCCCGGTTAAAATAAACGATAATTCGCTGGCTGATTGGGATGCGGTTACCAAAGATGTAATAGCCCTGGGCCCTAATAAAGGTGTTTTTAACAAGGTTAAGTTTGATTATGATGGTAATTACATTTACGCATATGTGGAAATGGCCAGGAAAGTAAGCGATGCAGATATTTTCGATTTTTATATTGATGCTGATAACAACCCGGCTACAGGGCTACTTACCGGGACCTATCCTGATGGTGGGTATGATATATTACTGGAAGGCCAGTTGCTTACAACCGGCATTGATATATTTTATCACAACAGCACAGATCAGAATGCTTTCTCGTTTGCCCAACAATCAATAGCTGATGCGATAACCGTGGGTACGGTGCAAGAGGCAAGCGGCATAACCAAATTTGAGATGCGTATTGCCCGTGGCAAGTTAAAAGGCTTAACAGGTTCCGGTACACGTTTGGCGATACAAATAACTAAAAATGATTACTCGGTACTATTCGGTAGCGCGCCTGACACAGGTACATCAAGCTACTTCTTAGACATGAGTGAATAG
- a CDS encoding glycan metabolism protein RagB, translated as MKKKIFTFITLMVVAASSCKNLNVNPSDAISTGTIVTTTDGLTNALNGAYALLKDHIEFGGSVDQNNMYLRQFYHLSDFASDDIVCGQVTTDPLYYSFSLDHSPAQGNTRYFWYISYKIITGANTVIAAVEKSGKTDATTNQLLGECYFLRAFCHFNLVRIFGKAYTTDPGSPGIILRTNLTDDSKKARSTVSEVYDAVLADAEKAAGLMTQPRGVQYASQAAANALLARVSLYKEDNAKAIEYANKVINSGTYTLTTKATYPTMFANAQTASETIWCVAFTPVDDYGKFGSIASMIYSDGNSGWGEEYASSSLRGLMSAHPEDVRWSYIVPSKDGSGNVQKRNGIEVYYISKFSFQGGLPNLSSPIMFRLAEMYLIRAEAEAKTSATAAALDDVDEIRKNRGLEASLYNKIVPAGKTALDVVLDEKRIEMAFEGHRTYDVFRNKRPLNKAYWGYHIAGLKESDVDLSKTPAGYPNLTVPYTSPRTIYYIPVDETLSNPLATQNP; from the coding sequence ATGAAAAAGAAAATATTCACCTTCATTACCCTTATGGTTGTTGCAGCAAGCAGCTGTAAAAACCTTAATGTAAACCCAAGCGATGCCATTAGCACAGGCACAATTGTTACCACAACTGATGGTTTAACAAATGCGCTAAACGGGGCTTACGCTTTATTAAAAGATCATATTGAATTTGGTGGGTCAGTAGATCAAAATAATATGTACTTGCGTCAATTTTATCACCTGAGCGATTTTGCCAGCGATGATATTGTTTGTGGCCAGGTAACAACAGATCCATTGTATTATAGCTTTAGTTTAGATCATTCACCGGCACAGGGTAACACCCGTTATTTTTGGTATATATCCTACAAAATAATCACCGGCGCCAACACCGTAATAGCCGCGGTAGAAAAATCGGGAAAAACAGATGCGACTACTAACCAGCTACTGGGCGAGTGCTACTTTTTACGCGCATTTTGCCACTTTAACCTGGTTAGGATATTTGGTAAGGCGTACACAACCGACCCAGGTTCGCCGGGCATCATATTACGTACAAACCTTACAGATGATTCAAAAAAGGCACGTTCAACGGTTAGTGAAGTTTACGACGCTGTATTGGCCGATGCGGAGAAAGCTGCAGGTTTAATGACACAGCCGCGGGGCGTTCAATATGCTTCACAAGCTGCTGCAAATGCACTGCTGGCGCGGGTTAGCCTTTACAAAGAGGACAATGCGAAAGCTATTGAGTATGCTAATAAGGTCATCAATTCCGGCACGTATACGTTAACTACCAAAGCTACCTACCCAACTATGTTTGCCAACGCGCAAACGGCCAGTGAAACCATTTGGTGTGTAGCATTTACCCCGGTAGATGATTATGGGAAATTCGGCTCTATAGCCTCTATGATTTACTCAGATGGTAATTCGGGTTGGGGCGAAGAATATGCTTCATCATCATTACGGGGTTTAATGTCAGCCCATCCTGAGGATGTACGCTGGTCGTACATAGTTCCGTCAAAAGATGGCAGCGGCAATGTTCAAAAGAGGAATGGAATTGAGGTTTATTACATTAGTAAGTTCTCTTTCCAGGGCGGGCTGCCAAATCTGAGTTCGCCAATTATGTTCAGGCTGGCAGAAATGTACCTGATACGTGCCGAAGCTGAAGCAAAAACCAGTGCTACCGCCGCCGCTCTTGATGATGTTGACGAAATTCGCAAAAACCGAGGTTTGGAAGCCTCACTTTACAATAAAATAGTGCCTGCCGGTAAAACCGCTTTAGATGTGGTGTTAGATGAAAAACGCATAGAAATGGCTTTTGAAGGCCACCGTACTTATGATGTTTTCCGTAACAAACGCCCCCTGAACAAAGCATACTGGGGCTATCATATTGCAGGTTTGAAAGAAAGCGATGTAGACCTTTCAAAAACGCCGGCAGGTTATCCAAACCTAACTGTGCCGTACACCAGCCCGCGCACTATTTACTATATCCCGGTGGATGAAACACTAAGTAACCCCTTAGCAACCCAAAATCCATAA
- a CDS encoding SusC/RagA family TonB-linked outer membrane protein — translation MHGFSQSLPVTGRVVSALDKLPMAGVTVSLKGTNTAVITNVNGDFTVNVPAGKATLVVRFVGYLPKEIPVTGGQTGIQVQLTEDVQQLNDVVVVGYTSKKQNELTSAVSVVSASKLKDVTSNDIGTMLQGKVAGLNVVNSSGAPGAVAEIRLRGVSSVNASQSPLFVVDGIIGGNYDPNDVESVTVLKDAGATALYGSQANAGVIIVTTKTAKSGETRFEAKVSTGFRTADFGKLNVMNSNELYDYQKEFYRDYIVGATDNSYKIDLAKFYTERPLSLRNQDYNWSKESFKKAPVYNFYLSASGKTEKNDYYVGASYYKEMGTFINTNFERVNLRGNSTYHFSKILNVTNNINLSASQGKSYDYMDVYYSFLNLPWDNPYDAAGNAIYVDGNSKFIWWSRDKINPINTVQNSDHSYKGFNLNCDLGINLHITNWLTFASTNRVAASFDKSRNFVSPLAAGTYHGTGYLDELNTLNYGLVSNQLFKFDFRLGDHNISGLVGGAFESSKNEYSGGSGKGLPEGLSVLNVVSNNQLVNGANNKYLLQSLISQVNYSYKDKYFLSGSYRYDGSSNFAPSKHYGGFPSVSAAWLASSEEFLKDNSVINNLKIRGSYGITGTQDIGASRFLGLFSLTTQYNGLVGAIPYQLESPNLTWESKRQINAGIDIGLFKRVNLTIDVYRNDTKDLLLQVSQPLSVGFETKWENAGTVINKGIELGINSTNLKSKNFEWTTDFTINYNKNTLAAFPSDIVKTSPSTTNVSQIYRNGGNLFEFYMKKWTGVDAQTGAPTWEKVIYNTDGKAVAKERTFNYAEATNQEVGSALPKFQGGFNNSFRYQNFNLRVSTYFSVGNKVFSNNLRYMMNDGHEPYYNQIKLPDGASVWTGPGDTQATEPSPQNNANSTETSTRYLKDGSYFTIRNIAFSYSLPIVWAKKIAMKGVSVGVTADNVATFSKFLGQDPQTTITPGSFAMPGISDFKYPNNRQYLLTVNFNF, via the coding sequence CTGCATGGTTTCTCGCAATCTTTGCCGGTTACGGGGCGTGTAGTATCTGCGCTGGACAAGCTACCTATGGCAGGCGTAACCGTTTCGCTTAAAGGCACAAACACCGCCGTTATAACAAATGTTAACGGAGATTTTACTGTAAACGTACCGGCGGGCAAAGCAACTTTAGTGGTACGCTTTGTAGGCTACCTGCCTAAAGAAATTCCGGTGACCGGTGGCCAAACCGGTATCCAGGTTCAGTTAACAGAAGATGTACAGCAACTAAACGATGTTGTTGTAGTAGGTTATACCAGCAAAAAGCAAAACGAACTAACGAGTGCGGTAAGCGTGGTATCGGCCAGCAAACTTAAGGACGTTACTTCAAATGACATTGGTACAATGCTGCAAGGTAAAGTAGCAGGTTTAAACGTGGTGAACAGCTCTGGTGCGCCGGGTGCCGTTGCTGAGATCAGGCTGCGTGGAGTGTCGTCTGTTAACGCCAGCCAAAGCCCGCTTTTTGTGGTTGATGGTATCATTGGCGGTAACTACGATCCTAATGATGTGGAAAGCGTTACGGTATTGAAAGATGCAGGTGCTACGGCTTTGTACGGTTCGCAGGCCAACGCAGGGGTAATTATCGTTACCACTAAAACTGCAAAATCTGGCGAAACCAGGTTTGAGGCCAAAGTTTCTACCGGTTTCAGGACTGCGGATTTTGGTAAGCTCAACGTGATGAACAGTAATGAACTTTACGACTACCAAAAGGAGTTCTACCGTGATTATATTGTAGGCGCTACTGACAACTCCTATAAGATCGACTTAGCAAAGTTTTACACAGAGCGCCCTTTGTCCTTACGCAACCAGGATTATAACTGGTCCAAAGAGTCATTCAAAAAAGCACCGGTGTATAACTTCTACCTGTCGGCCAGTGGCAAAACCGAAAAGAACGATTATTATGTAGGAGCGTCCTACTATAAAGAAATGGGTACGTTCATCAACACCAATTTTGAGCGGGTTAACTTACGCGGTAATTCAACTTACCATTTCTCTAAAATTTTGAATGTTACCAATAATATTAACTTAAGCGCATCGCAAGGCAAAAGCTATGATTATATGGACGTGTATTACTCGTTCCTGAATTTGCCCTGGGATAACCCCTACGATGCCGCAGGTAACGCAATTTATGTAGACGGTAATTCAAAATTCATATGGTGGTCAAGAGACAAAATTAATCCGATCAATACCGTTCAAAATTCCGATCACTCTTACAAAGGATTTAATCTTAATTGCGATTTGGGTATCAATCTCCACATCACCAATTGGTTAACCTTTGCAAGTACCAATAGGGTGGCAGCATCATTTGATAAAAGCAGAAACTTTGTATCGCCATTGGCCGCTGGTACCTACCACGGCACAGGTTACCTTGATGAGTTGAACACCCTAAACTACGGCCTTGTAAGTAACCAGTTGTTTAAATTCGATTTCAGGCTCGGTGATCACAATATTAGTGGTTTGGTTGGTGGCGCGTTCGAAAGCAGTAAGAACGAATATTCCGGCGGTTCTGGTAAGGGATTACCTGAAGGCCTCAGCGTGCTGAACGTAGTATCTAATAACCAGCTGGTTAATGGCGCTAATAACAAATACTTGTTGCAGTCATTAATCTCACAGGTTAACTATAGCTATAAAGACAAATACTTTCTTTCGGGCTCGTACAGATACGATGGTTCATCAAACTTTGCACCAAGTAAGCATTACGGTGGTTTTCCATCAGTATCTGCTGCATGGTTAGCCAGCAGCGAAGAGTTCCTGAAGGATAATAGTGTAATAAACAATTTAAAGATCCGCGGTAGCTACGGTATAACCGGTACACAGGATATAGGTGCATCACGTTTTCTTGGCTTGTTCTCATTAACCACGCAATACAATGGTTTGGTTGGCGCTATCCCTTATCAGTTAGAGAGCCCTAACCTTACCTGGGAAAGTAAACGCCAGATTAATGCCGGTATCGACATCGGTTTATTTAAGCGTGTAAACCTGACAATAGATGTTTATCGCAATGATACCAAAGATCTGTTACTACAGGTATCGCAACCGCTTTCCGTTGGTTTCGAAACCAAATGGGAAAACGCCGGTACAGTCATCAATAAGGGTATCGAATTGGGCATTAACTCGACGAACCTAAAATCCAAAAACTTTGAGTGGACTACCGATTTCACCATCAACTATAATAAAAACACACTGGCGGCCTTCCCTTCAGATATCGTAAAAACCAGCCCAAGTACTACAAACGTATCGCAGATTTATCGCAATGGCGGTAATCTGTTTGAGTTTTACATGAAAAAGTGGACAGGTGTTGATGCGCAGACAGGCGCACCTACCTGGGAAAAGGTAATTTACAATACGGATGGTAAGGCAGTTGCCAAAGAACGCACCTTTAACTATGCAGAAGCTACTAACCAGGAAGTGGGTTCGGCCTTACCTAAATTTCAGGGTGGTTTTAACAACAGCTTTAGATACCAAAACTTTAATTTGCGGGTAAGCACTTATTTTAGTGTAGGTAATAAGGTGTTTAGTAATAACTTAAGGTATATGATGAACGATGGGCATGAACCTTATTATAACCAAATTAAACTACCTGACGGTGCCAGCGTTTGGACAGGCCCGGGTGATACCCAAGCCACCGAGCCCAGCCCGCAAAATAATGCAAATTCTACAGAAACGTCCACCCGTTACTTAAAGGATGGCAGCTACTTTACCATCCGGAACATCGCTTTCTCGTACAGCCTCCCTATTGTGTGGGCTAAAAAAATAGCAATGAAGGGAGTAAGCGTGGGTGTAACTGCTGATAACGTGGCTACCTTCTCTAAATTTTTAGGGCAGGATCCGCAAACTACCATTACACCAGGCAGTTTTGCAATGCCCGGCATATCCGATTTTAAATATCCTAACAACCGTCAATATCTATTAACAGTTAATTTTAACTTTTAA
- a CDS encoding LacI family transcriptional regulator, translating to MLNNKLPTIKEIAKRLNVAASTVSRALHDHPSIGLVTTMRVHKVAKELGYEANKMAINFKERKTYTIGVIIPDLSEPFFSAALTGVEDAAEASNYNVIIGQSLNNFEREKKIVENMKHHRVDGVLVSLTKETSTYEHFDSLKKYNIPVVFFDRVPNRKDINYVACNLVSGMLQAITKLVQMNHSRIGLINGPAKLAATLQRLEIYFRCLKENHLPIDQDIIVSTTLAKADNVKAIDKLLGLDEPPTAVIVFNDYVLLDCIAAVKSAGLVVNKDISFISFANLPIWEYMDSVPLASIEQFANKQATMAAGFLFEMINNATRPNARELPFLQHIIDSEMIDYTSAK from the coding sequence ATGTTGAACAACAAGTTACCTACTATTAAAGAGATAGCTAAAAGGCTCAATGTAGCTGCATCTACCGTGTCGCGGGCGCTGCATGACCATCCGAGCATTGGGTTGGTAACTACCATGCGGGTGCATAAAGTGGCCAAAGAGCTGGGTTACGAGGCTAACAAAATGGCCATTAACTTTAAAGAGCGTAAAACCTATACTATCGGTGTTATTATCCCTGATCTCTCTGAACCATTTTTTTCGGCAGCACTAACAGGTGTAGAGGATGCCGCCGAAGCCAGCAATTACAATGTGATCATCGGGCAATCGCTTAATAACTTTGAGCGTGAGAAAAAGATAGTGGAAAATATGAAACACCACCGCGTTGATGGCGTGCTGGTATCGCTCACCAAAGAAACGTCCACCTACGAGCATTTCGACAGCCTAAAGAAATACAATATCCCTGTGGTGTTTTTTGATAGGGTGCCCAACCGCAAAGATATTAATTACGTGGCTTGCAACCTCGTATCAGGTATGCTGCAGGCCATAACCAAGCTGGTGCAAATGAACCATAGCCGGATAGGCTTGATCAATGGCCCCGCTAAACTTGCTGCCACGCTGCAAAGACTGGAGATTTATTTTAGGTGTTTGAAAGAGAACCACCTGCCGATAGACCAGGATATTATTGTATCCACAACCCTGGCCAAAGCCGATAATGTTAAGGCAATTGATAAACTTCTTGGGCTGGACGAGCCACCAACCGCAGTTATAGTATTTAATGATTATGTTTTGCTGGATTGCATAGCCGCCGTAAAGTCTGCAGGCCTGGTGGTAAATAAAGACATAAGCTTTATCAGTTTTGCCAACTTACCTATTTGGGAATATATGGACAGTGTGCCTTTGGCTTCTATCGAACAATTTGCAAACAAGCAGGCCACTATGGCAGCTGGCTTTCTTTTCGAGATGATAAATAACGCGACGCGACCAAATGCCCGCGAACTTCCATTTTTGCAACACATTATCGATTCAGAAATGATCGATTACACTTCTGCCAAATAA
- a CDS encoding DASH family cryptochrome yields MVKRGLVWFKNDLRLHDNEALTKAHEECSELLLCYCIERTDFEMLDLGFRKMDINRFKFLEQSVVDLQHQLELLDGHLFIGLASASLTLPELVEKYGITDIYAEEQYASYEHELVKVVIAALPETRFHFFWGKTLYHKDDIPFKIDNIPLTSKAYRIPAANEAEPRDTFDAPTKINSVKKIKSVRFPSCTDYGFDKEEYKQATPFIKGGESAALERLEYYTFKSELLTGYRWSRNRSDGMDYSSKFSPYLALGCISPREIYKKVKAYEKDVKKNQSTWWLIFELVWRDYFTFKGMRFGNQIFKTSGYKNKEIVWENDPVKFERWCSGTTGIPFIDAHMRQLNQTGFMSNRGRVNCASYFVHDLRLDWTWGAAYFESKLIDYDVSSNWMNWHMQAFEIWYTNPVHQSNKYKAQDFIRHWIPELSSCNNMEVLIPWELETPAYIEPIAVYGKWSRAINLIKKLKP; encoded by the coding sequence ATGGTTAAGCGCGGATTGGTTTGGTTTAAAAATGATTTGAGGCTCCATGATAATGAGGCTTTGACAAAAGCGCACGAAGAATGCAGTGAATTGTTACTCTGTTATTGTATCGAGCGGACAGACTTTGAAATGCTGGATCTCGGATTTCGGAAAATGGATATCAACAGGTTCAAATTTTTGGAACAATCTGTAGTCGATTTACAACATCAATTAGAGTTGTTGGATGGTCACCTGTTTATCGGTTTAGCATCTGCATCCCTCACATTGCCCGAACTCGTTGAAAAGTATGGCATTACAGACATTTATGCAGAAGAGCAGTATGCCAGCTACGAACATGAGCTTGTTAAAGTAGTTATCGCTGCTTTGCCTGAAACGAGATTTCATTTTTTTTGGGGCAAGACGCTATACCACAAAGACGATATACCATTCAAAATTGACAATATCCCCCTAACAAGCAAAGCTTATCGTATTCCTGCCGCGAATGAGGCAGAGCCACGTGATACTTTTGACGCCCCCACCAAAATCAATTCAGTAAAAAAAATAAAAAGTGTCCGTTTTCCCTCCTGTACCGACTATGGTTTCGACAAAGAGGAGTACAAGCAAGCAACCCCATTTATAAAGGGCGGCGAATCTGCGGCTTTGGAAAGACTGGAATACTACACATTCAAATCGGAACTTTTAACCGGGTACAGATGGAGCAGAAACCGGTCTGACGGAATGGACTATAGTTCAAAATTCTCACCATACCTGGCATTGGGCTGTATATCTCCCAGAGAAATTTACAAAAAGGTGAAAGCTTACGAAAAGGATGTCAAAAAGAATCAGAGTACCTGGTGGCTTATTTTTGAATTAGTTTGGAGAGACTATTTTACTTTTAAAGGAATGCGTTTTGGAAACCAGATTTTTAAAACGTCTGGCTACAAAAACAAAGAGATTGTTTGGGAGAATGATCCCGTAAAGTTTGAGCGATGGTGCTCGGGAACTACCGGCATTCCGTTTATAGATGCACATATGCGCCAGTTGAATCAAACCGGATTTATGAGCAACAGAGGCAGGGTAAACTGTGCAAGTTATTTCGTACATGATCTTAGGTTAGACTGGACCTGGGGTGCCGCTTATTTCGAATCAAAATTGATAGACTATGATGTAAGCTCAAATTGGATGAACTGGCATATGCAGGCTTTCGAGATCTGGTATACAAACCCGGTTCACCAATCCAACAAATACAAGGCGCAGGACTTTATACGCCATTGGATTCCCGAGCTGTCGTCCTGTAATAATATGGAAGTGCTTATTCCGTGGGAATTGGAAACACCCGCATATATTGAGCCAATAGCAGTATATGGTAAATGGAGCCGGGCTATCAACCTGATCAAAAAACTTAAGCCTTGA